One stretch of Passer domesticus isolate bPasDom1 chromosome 2, bPasDom1.hap1, whole genome shotgun sequence DNA includes these proteins:
- the UCHL3 gene encoding ubiquitin carboxyl-terminal hydrolase isozyme L3 isoform X2, with protein MKSLIFFKFLKQLGIHPDWQFVDVYGMEPELLSMVPRPVCAVLLLFPITEKYETFRTEEEERIKAKGQDVKSSVYFMKQTINNACGTIGLIHAIANNRDKMNFETNSSLKKFLEDSLSMTPEERAKYLETYEAIRVTHESSAHEGQTEAPSIDEKVDLHFIALVNVGGHLYELDGRKPFPINHGETSDDSFLEDAIEVCKKFMERDPEELRFNAIALSAA; from the exons ttccTGAAACAGTTGGGTATACATCCTGACTGGCAATTTGTAGATGTTTATGGTATGGAACCAGAACTGCTTAGCATGGTGCCAAGACCTGTATGTGCAGTACTACTTCTCTTTCCAATAACAGAAAAG TATGAAACCTTCAGAACAGAAGAAGAAGAGAGGATAAAAGCTAAGGGACAAGATGTCAAATCATCAGTGTATTTCATGAAGCAGACCATTAACAATGCTTGTGGGACAATTGGGCTAATTCATGCCATTGCAAACAACAGAGATAAAATGAACTTtg aaactaaTTCCTCACTGAAGAAGTTCTTAGAAGATTCATTATCTATGACTCCTGAAGAGAGGGCCAAATACCTAGAAACTTACGAA gcTATTCGTGTCACTCATGAATCCAGTGCCCATGAAGGTCAGACTGAG GCACCAAGTATAGATGAAAAAGTAGATCTTCACTTTATTGCATTAGTTAATGTAGGTGGTCATCTCTATGAATTGG ATGGGCGCAAGCCATTTCCAATAAACCACGGGGAAACCAGCGATGATTCTTTTTTAGAG GATGCAATAGAAGTTTGCAAGAAATTCATGGAACGTGACCCAGAAGAATTAAGATTTAATGCAATTGCATTGTCGGCAGCTTAA
- the UCHL3 gene encoding ubiquitin carboxyl-terminal hydrolase isozyme L3 isoform X1, with translation MEPHRWLPLEANPDVTNQFLKQLGIHPDWQFVDVYGMEPELLSMVPRPVCAVLLLFPITEKYETFRTEEEERIKAKGQDVKSSVYFMKQTINNACGTIGLIHAIANNRDKMNFETNSSLKKFLEDSLSMTPEERAKYLETYEAIRVTHESSAHEGQTEAPSIDEKVDLHFIALVNVGGHLYELDGRKPFPINHGETSDDSFLEDAIEVCKKFMERDPEELRFNAIALSAA, from the exons ttccTGAAACAGTTGGGTATACATCCTGACTGGCAATTTGTAGATGTTTATGGTATGGAACCAGAACTGCTTAGCATGGTGCCAAGACCTGTATGTGCAGTACTACTTCTCTTTCCAATAACAGAAAAG TATGAAACCTTCAGAACAGAAGAAGAAGAGAGGATAAAAGCTAAGGGACAAGATGTCAAATCATCAGTGTATTTCATGAAGCAGACCATTAACAATGCTTGTGGGACAATTGGGCTAATTCATGCCATTGCAAACAACAGAGATAAAATGAACTTtg aaactaaTTCCTCACTGAAGAAGTTCTTAGAAGATTCATTATCTATGACTCCTGAAGAGAGGGCCAAATACCTAGAAACTTACGAA gcTATTCGTGTCACTCATGAATCCAGTGCCCATGAAGGTCAGACTGAG GCACCAAGTATAGATGAAAAAGTAGATCTTCACTTTATTGCATTAGTTAATGTAGGTGGTCATCTCTATGAATTGG ATGGGCGCAAGCCATTTCCAATAAACCACGGGGAAACCAGCGATGATTCTTTTTTAGAG GATGCAATAGAAGTTTGCAAGAAATTCATGGAACGTGACCCAGAAGAATTAAGATTTAATGCAATTGCATTGTCGGCAGCTTAA
- the UCHL3 gene encoding ubiquitin carboxyl-terminal hydrolase isozyme L3 isoform X3, with the protein MEPHRWLPLEANPDVTNQFLKQLGIHPDWQFVDVYGMEPELLSMVPRPVCAVLLLFPITEKYETFRTEEEERIKAKGQDVKSSVYFMKQTINNACGTIGLIHAIANNRDKMNFETNSSLKKFLEDSLSMTPEERAKYLETYEAIRVTHESSAHEGQTEAPSIDEKVDLHFIALVNVGGHLYELDGRKPFPINHGETSDDSFLELLLGASLCHELRN; encoded by the exons ttccTGAAACAGTTGGGTATACATCCTGACTGGCAATTTGTAGATGTTTATGGTATGGAACCAGAACTGCTTAGCATGGTGCCAAGACCTGTATGTGCAGTACTACTTCTCTTTCCAATAACAGAAAAG TATGAAACCTTCAGAACAGAAGAAGAAGAGAGGATAAAAGCTAAGGGACAAGATGTCAAATCATCAGTGTATTTCATGAAGCAGACCATTAACAATGCTTGTGGGACAATTGGGCTAATTCATGCCATTGCAAACAACAGAGATAAAATGAACTTtg aaactaaTTCCTCACTGAAGAAGTTCTTAGAAGATTCATTATCTATGACTCCTGAAGAGAGGGCCAAATACCTAGAAACTTACGAA gcTATTCGTGTCACTCATGAATCCAGTGCCCATGAAGGTCAGACTGAG GCACCAAGTATAGATGAAAAAGTAGATCTTCACTTTATTGCATTAGTTAATGTAGGTGGTCATCTCTATGAATTGG ATGGGCGCAAGCCATTTCCAATAAACCACGGGGAAACCAGCGATGATTCTTTTTTAGAG CTTCTTTTGGGTGCTTCTTTGTGTCATGAGCTGAGAAATTAA